The following are from one region of the Rhodopirellula sp. P2 genome:
- a CDS encoding protein phosphatase 2C domain-containing protein gives MESPLLESLSDTISANSDALAERGTVLESPGFLETGKSVLSVASDHGNKETNRDSFLAFVPLGDGDIKWAVAIADGVSASFESKLGSRLACYASVAALVRTEDQKQRSPISECAETFLAIGERILGDARLCRPDQVPESHWTRFVQAGRLFQTTVMIAWQAGDQIFLDGIGDGGFVRDFDRGCVPMMYLPSSSGPVTCLGAMTNVAEPQYRHQFASANQLYLFTDGVTGSIERDCSQAIDVMRRCVDRDRCTVATDLLQFSIRSGASDDNQTLAVISP, from the coding sequence ATGGAAAGTCCTCTACTTGAAAGTTTGTCTGACACGATTTCCGCCAACAGCGATGCTTTGGCCGAGCGTGGAACCGTTCTGGAATCACCCGGCTTTCTTGAAACGGGCAAGTCGGTGCTCTCAGTCGCGTCCGATCACGGAAACAAGGAAACCAATCGCGACTCTTTCCTCGCGTTCGTTCCCCTTGGCGACGGCGATATCAAGTGGGCAGTCGCTATCGCGGATGGCGTCAGCGCATCGTTCGAGTCAAAGCTGGGCAGCCGACTAGCTTGCTACGCGTCCGTTGCTGCGCTCGTCCGGACCGAGGACCAGAAGCAACGCAGCCCAATCTCGGAGTGTGCTGAAACATTTCTCGCAATTGGCGAACGCATATTGGGTGACGCTCGCCTTTGTCGCCCAGATCAAGTGCCGGAAAGCCATTGGACTCGATTCGTTCAAGCGGGCCGACTCTTTCAGACGACGGTGATGATCGCTTGGCAGGCTGGCGATCAGATTTTCTTGGACGGTATCGGTGATGGTGGATTTGTTCGCGACTTTGATCGCGGATGCGTTCCGATGATGTATCTTCCATCAAGTTCGGGCCCAGTGACCTGCTTGGGAGCAATGACAAATGTTGCCGAGCCCCAATATCGCCACCAGTTCGCTTCGGCAAATCAGCTCTACTTGTTCACCGATGGTGTGACCGGTTCGATTGAGCGCGATTGTTCGCAGGCGATCGACGTCATGCGTCGCTGTGTCGATCGCGACCGATGCACAGTGGCGACTGACTTACTCCAGTTTTCGATTCGATCTGGTGCTAGTGACGACAATCAGACGCTGGCAGTGATCTCGCCATGA
- a CDS encoding protein-disulfide reductase DsbD domain-containing protein, translating into MDRRILTTRRNGIVTRHRQLRGTLACCLLSPVLAMASTGCGRNAEVVPGGERPNAVVTNWTISHGRPVSAQSESGEVTLTASFPERDIAVSETVSVLVETKISPGFHLYGELPSQGPFTPFSIECSTDDQSLIIGPASIPEASDTADGKPIHRDSLSASLPVQFSELQAANYRVTIKVQFQACNDLVCLPPESCTIELPIVVSQSTPLLER; encoded by the coding sequence ATGGATCGGCGAATTCTCACCACGCGTAGGAATGGAATCGTGACGAGGCATCGCCAGCTTCGCGGGACGCTTGCTTGTTGCTTGCTGTCTCCGGTTCTTGCTATGGCCTCGACGGGTTGTGGCCGCAATGCCGAGGTCGTACCTGGCGGAGAGCGTCCGAACGCGGTCGTCACAAATTGGACGATCTCGCATGGGCGGCCGGTAAGTGCGCAAAGTGAATCGGGCGAGGTCACCCTCACGGCTTCGTTTCCCGAACGCGACATTGCAGTAAGCGAGACCGTCTCCGTTCTTGTCGAGACGAAGATTTCTCCGGGATTCCATCTCTATGGCGAGTTGCCTTCGCAGGGGCCGTTCACGCCATTTTCGATCGAGTGTTCAACTGACGATCAGTCTCTGATCATCGGTCCAGCATCAATCCCAGAGGCCAGCGACACGGCTGACGGAAAACCAATTCATCGCGATTCGCTTTCCGCATCGCTTCCGGTCCAATTTTCAGAATTGCAAGCAGCGAATTATCGCGTGACAATCAAAGTCCAATTTCAGGCGTGCAACGACCTCGTTTGCCTTCCGCCCGAATCCTGCACCATCGAACTTCCAATTGTGGTCAGTCAGTCAACTCCTTTGTTAGAGAGATGA
- a CDS encoding tyrosine-type recombinase/integrase — translation MWLAKLKSRRTQTAYRRDVEDFMRFAGITSSEQLRRVDHRPVIAWESHMREYQQLKASTIRRRLAALSSLYKHLVQHGVVRNNPVRDVERPRVSRNQGKTLAFSQRQARRLLDAPSPHTIQGLRDRAILAIGLQVGLRRAEVARLRVRDLHQNRGLDSIWVNRKGGACESVAIHPQVANRIRDYLRATGHENQTETAMFRPLRGNGKCGPPNRALHPDAVNRILKKYSRSLKLPAGFSAHSMRATFITTALDNGANLEDVQRDVGHADPSTTKLYDRRGHNPEKSASFFASY, via the coding sequence GTGTGGCTTGCCAAACTCAAGAGCCGGCGAACCCAGACTGCCTACAGACGCGACGTCGAAGATTTCATGAGATTCGCGGGAATCACTTCGTCCGAACAGCTACGCCGAGTTGACCACCGACCCGTGATCGCTTGGGAATCGCACATGCGCGAGTATCAACAATTGAAGGCTTCGACGATCCGACGTCGGCTTGCCGCTCTATCAAGTCTCTACAAGCACCTCGTTCAACATGGCGTGGTGCGAAACAATCCCGTGCGTGATGTCGAGCGCCCGCGAGTTAGCCGCAATCAGGGAAAAACGCTTGCATTTTCCCAGCGTCAGGCTCGGCGATTGCTGGACGCTCCGTCACCGCACACAATTCAAGGATTGCGAGACCGAGCGATTCTGGCCATCGGGTTGCAGGTCGGACTTCGGCGGGCTGAAGTTGCTCGCTTGCGTGTCCGCGATCTTCATCAGAATCGTGGACTCGATTCGATTTGGGTCAATCGCAAAGGTGGGGCGTGTGAATCGGTGGCCATCCATCCGCAGGTGGCCAACCGAATCCGAGATTACCTGAGGGCCACAGGCCATGAAAATCAGACCGAGACAGCGATGTTTAGGCCTCTTCGTGGCAATGGAAAATGCGGACCTCCGAATCGTGCGTTACACCCGGACGCTGTCAACCGTATCCTGAAGAAGTACAGCCGTAGCTTGAAACTGCCGGCTGGATTCTCCGCCCACTCGATGCGCGCCACGTTCATCACGACAGCGCTCGACAATGGCGCGAATCTGGAAGATGTCCAGCGGGATGTCGGACACGCGGACCCATCAACGACCAAGCTGTATGACCGTCGCGGCCACAATCCAGAGAAGAGTGCGTCTTTCTTCGCGAGCTACTGA
- a CDS encoding DUF6573 family protein: MNYIFAYTREQAIADGVLIDVTKTAKEAGLSLHTVVTDAVWAQYVRVPDGITCQDESGRLWDILWMLRYAILQSKNAEPQMMFELYVANEEGKPAELIQLKAIVGPGDDERPVLTILLPNED, from the coding sequence ATGAACTACATTTTCGCTTACACAAGAGAGCAAGCAATCGCGGACGGAGTCCTGATCGACGTCACGAAGACGGCCAAGGAAGCAGGGTTATCATTACACACGGTCGTGACGGACGCCGTTTGGGCTCAGTATGTTCGCGTTCCAGATGGAATCACGTGCCAAGACGAAAGCGGACGACTCTGGGACATCCTTTGGATGCTTCGCTACGCCATTCTGCAAAGCAAGAACGCAGAACCGCAGATGATGTTTGAACTGTACGTTGCCAACGAGGAAGGCAAGCCAGCCGAACTCATCCAACTCAAGGCCATTGTCGGACCAGGCGACGATGAACGTCCCGTTCTTACGATTCTGCTACCTAACGAAGACTAA
- a CDS encoding ParA family protein: protein MKIIAITNQKGGTAKTTSTAALGVLLSRRGVPVHLIDMDPQADLTAAFGIDGSNSQLFDCLRDQSPLEVIKVAEFLTISPSNLQLLRAESELLTSTSREYVLRTALRNTELPGEGVVLIDCPPSLGVLSVAALSAAQGICVVVQPGGFELQTLVHLGQTVDLLRQYVNPGLQTIGAIVTNSHRRRSITSQVLDELASQYSVLGTIRSDARIVYATTAGSIHRLRSSSAMEDYDVVADKITEWLAV from the coding sequence ATGAAGATCATCGCAATCACCAACCAGAAAGGCGGGACCGCCAAGACAACGTCCACCGCGGCGCTCGGTGTGCTACTCAGTCGTCGGGGAGTCCCGGTTCACCTGATCGACATGGACCCACAGGCTGATCTGACAGCGGCATTCGGAATCGACGGCAGCAATAGCCAGCTATTCGATTGCCTGCGAGATCAGTCTCCATTGGAAGTCATCAAGGTCGCGGAATTTTTGACGATTTCGCCAAGCAACCTGCAACTCTTGCGGGCCGAATCGGAGCTTCTCACTTCGACATCCCGCGAGTATGTCCTGCGGACCGCCTTGCGAAACACCGAACTGCCAGGCGAAGGCGTTGTTTTGATCGACTGCCCGCCATCGCTTGGGGTTCTCTCGGTTGCCGCGTTGAGCGCTGCTCAGGGAATCTGTGTCGTCGTGCAACCGGGTGGCTTCGAGCTACAGACCCTGGTCCATCTCGGTCAGACCGTCGACCTTTTGCGTCAGTACGTGAATCCGGGGCTGCAAACCATCGGTGCGATCGTGACGAACAGTCATCGCCGCCGCAGTATCACGTCGCAAGTCTTGGATGAATTAGCAAGTCAATACAGCGTGTTAGGAACCATTCGTTCCGATGCAAGGATCGTGTACGCAACGACCGCCGGCAGCATCCATCGGCTTCGATCATCGTCCGCAATGGAAGATTATGACGTCGTTGCTGACAAAATCACTGAATGGCTCGCCGTATGA
- a CDS encoding vWA domain-containing protein — protein sequence MSRNRSDKYDESVDSSTVVRPEDLVDIDYDSIFHAPIPLPKYAGRVDPNKRQARGFSPQLVILAVDDSRSMSHDGKAEAATNAVKDMLAEMVVQCDGSSDFDVVVFSFGTYVNYDKETFGVPILDFPADSIDFAGTSDRTKYYRALWTIEAVLQHYEKNYLRFHEMPKAHPVPLVIFMSDGFDKAKNHDPIPIADRIKTMKLSIGAPPLILTVGIEFGGDQPDVNLLKRLASIDDESNRPAYFDVSNASMLAQFLSKAASSGSSTAAEIFRAVGDLERKRRPR from the coding sequence ATGTCACGAAATCGTTCTGACAAATACGATGAATCCGTCGATTCCTCGACCGTCGTACGGCCCGAAGACTTAGTCGATATTGATTACGACTCGATTTTCCACGCGCCGATTCCGCTTCCAAAGTATGCAGGCCGTGTTGACCCGAACAAGCGGCAAGCCAGGGGCTTCAGTCCGCAGCTAGTGATACTCGCTGTCGATGATAGCCGTTCAATGTCGCATGACGGAAAGGCCGAGGCCGCAACGAACGCCGTCAAAGACATGCTTGCTGAAATGGTGGTGCAATGCGACGGAAGTTCTGATTTTGATGTGGTGGTGTTTTCATTCGGCACGTACGTCAACTACGACAAAGAAACTTTCGGTGTGCCGATCCTTGATTTCCCTGCCGACTCGATTGACTTTGCCGGGACGTCAGATCGCACGAAGTACTACCGAGCACTTTGGACGATTGAGGCCGTGCTACAGCACTACGAGAAGAACTATCTCCGCTTCCATGAGATGCCGAAGGCACACCCGGTTCCGCTTGTGATTTTTATGTCGGATGGATTCGACAAAGCGAAGAATCATGACCCTATTCCTATCGCCGATCGCATCAAAACGATGAAACTGTCCATCGGCGCGCCGCCACTTATTCTAACGGTCGGAATAGAATTTGGCGGCGATCAGCCTGACGTCAACTTGTTGAAGCGTTTGGCGAGCATTGACGACGAATCAAACCGACCTGCGTACTTCGATGTATCGAATGCATCCATGTTGGCACAGTTCCTGTCGAAGGCAGCGAGTTCTGGATCGTCTACTGCCGCTGAAATCTTCCGGGCCGTCGGCGATCTCGAGCGAAAACGACGGCCGCGTTAG